The following coding sequences lie in one Tichowtungia aerotolerans genomic window:
- a CDS encoding SpoIIE family protein phosphatase: MRIHVKLIGFVAGVLLVPFLIGVIYIDHFGKAYYQKQQGILYLTIAEELADTLQTGIKREFRHILDWVEISPVAALSKEYAAVPLDMGEVSLKDTAWPNLTEQDPTIQEILSNPLSDYLRVFNGINPWFAEIIVTDRHGRLTGATNKSTDYWQADEPWWQKTSTFPSGKGYLSSIQKDESAGVLAIDIATPVYSKDSSSEFLGVLKTSLNIKSILRQAAPSPWNKEISRNIFFPDGRLLTRIDGETIPGASSLSPTVLQQLTESRGHWTTAEIIPGKPALVASVTIRLTNEEVMEAPPELIVVVCRDLDVAMMPVRNTLHQLTLYAVFSLIILAVASYLIATHWFAQPLEQLRGAALSIVKHIKQSEQGQFEEMWESRQAAAETLADLESIQTKDEIQELSEDFIRMGRRVLNFQRQMERELMEKTEEIHSDLLMAREFQTALLPQDIPDMSAIENTSRYNLHFSHIYRPALSVSGDFFDISKISEHRVRVFIADVMGHGARSALMTAILHALLHSIEKTPEKPSRLLQRMNEEFFAIGNKTNETVFVTAVHLIIDTFAGVIRYASAGHPAPLVLDRETGDVRLLPIPGKPPAVGLIEDFTYEDSEMDINSEQTLLLYTDGATEAMNPKQEEFGQARLIETVRKAHEYSELDNLSGYILENLETFMDSAPALDDICLISAGLTRPNIPSNPDI, translated from the coding sequence ATGCGGATTCATGTTAAGCTGATTGGTTTTGTTGCCGGAGTGCTATTGGTCCCATTCCTGATCGGGGTCATATACATCGACCATTTTGGAAAGGCGTATTACCAGAAACAGCAGGGAATCCTTTATCTGACCATTGCAGAAGAGCTGGCCGACACCCTTCAAACCGGAATCAAGCGGGAATTCCGTCACATTCTGGACTGGGTTGAAATCAGTCCCGTCGCCGCTTTAAGCAAGGAGTACGCGGCCGTCCCGCTGGATATGGGGGAGGTTTCTCTCAAAGATACTGCGTGGCCGAACCTCACGGAACAGGATCCTACAATCCAGGAGATTCTGTCCAATCCGCTGTCAGACTATCTCCGGGTGTTCAACGGAATCAACCCGTGGTTCGCGGAAATCATAGTCACAGACCGTCATGGCCGACTGACTGGAGCGACCAACAAAAGCACAGACTACTGGCAGGCGGACGAACCCTGGTGGCAGAAGACTTCGACGTTTCCCTCCGGCAAAGGCTATTTATCAAGCATCCAAAAAGATGAGAGCGCCGGGGTTCTGGCCATTGACATTGCAACCCCGGTTTACAGCAAAGACTCATCCAGCGAATTCCTGGGCGTCCTGAAGACCAGCCTGAATATCAAATCGATTCTCCGGCAGGCGGCTCCATCACCATGGAATAAAGAAATTTCCCGAAACATCTTTTTCCCGGACGGACGCCTTCTGACGCGCATTGACGGGGAAACCATTCCGGGAGCCTCGTCGCTTTCACCGACAGTCCTGCAGCAATTAACGGAATCCCGGGGCCACTGGACGACCGCGGAGATTATTCCCGGGAAACCAGCGCTGGTCGCCTCAGTTACCATCCGGCTGACAAACGAGGAAGTCATGGAAGCACCTCCGGAACTGATCGTTGTTGTCTGCCGGGACCTTGACGTCGCCATGATGCCGGTCCGGAATACCCTGCACCAACTGACTTTATACGCCGTTTTCTCCCTGATTATTCTCGCTGTAGCCAGTTATCTGATCGCAACGCACTGGTTCGCACAGCCACTGGAACAGCTGCGCGGCGCGGCGCTCAGCATCGTAAAGCACATCAAGCAAAGCGAACAGGGACAGTTTGAAGAAATGTGGGAAAGCCGGCAGGCTGCCGCCGAAACATTGGCGGATCTGGAATCCATCCAAACCAAGGACGAAATTCAGGAACTGTCCGAGGACTTCATCCGCATGGGGCGGCGCGTACTGAATTTCCAGCGTCAAATGGAACGTGAACTGATGGAAAAAACCGAAGAGATCCATTCCGACCTGCTCATGGCGAGAGAATTTCAGACCGCCCTTCTTCCGCAGGACATTCCGGACATGTCCGCCATCGAGAATACCAGCCGCTACAATCTCCACTTCAGCCACATCTATCGCCCCGCACTTTCCGTCAGCGGGGACTTTTTCGACATTTCCAAAATCTCAGAACATCGCGTACGGGTCTTCATCGCCGACGTCATGGGACACGGCGCACGGTCTGCGCTCATGACCGCCATTCTTCACGCCCTGCTCCACAGCATAGAAAAGACTCCGGAAAAGCCCTCCCGACTGCTCCAGCGGATGAATGAGGAATTCTTTGCAATCGGAAACAAAACCAACGAAACCGTGTTTGTAACCGCCGTCCACCTGATCATCGACACGTTCGCCGGAGTCATTCGGTACGCATCCGCCGGCCATCCCGCTCCGCTGGTGCTCGACCGGGAAACCGGAGACGTCAGACTGCTGCCGATCCCCGGCAAGCCGCCGGCGGTCGGTCTGATTGAAGACTTCACCTACGAAGACAGCGAAATGGACATCAACAGCGAACAAACCCTGCTGCTCTACACCGACGGTGCAACCGAGGCCATGAACCCGAAACAGGAAGAGTTCGGACAGGCCCGGCTGATCGAAACCGTGCGCAAAGCCCATGAATATTCAGAACTGGACAACCTCTCCGGCTACATCCTCGAAAATCTGGAAACCTTTATGGACTCGGCCCCCGCGCTGGACGATATCTGTCTTATCTCCGCCGGCCTGACCCGGCCCAACATCCCGTCCAATCCCGACATCTAA
- a CDS encoding sugar kinase: MSAGIKTGKVVTFGEVMCRFCPPDHLCFEQVAPGPWEMTFGGAESSVAASIARFGGSSEFVTALPEHAVATSCIRQLKSFGVATDHIHRSSSSRMGTYFVERGANQRASQVIYDRIPSAFSEIGPEQFDWTEIFDGASWFHTTGITLALSEGAARAAICAARAAKEAGATVSVDLNFRGKLWNWKPGFSAEELAQEVMPQIMEYTDVVIGNEEDAHKTLGIQAAGTDVNSGTLNLDGFVSVSETIMQRFPNIGKVATTLRESISASHNNWGAVLLERDADPVLSPLRDGTYTPYEIRDIVDRVGGGDAFAGALIYALNSGEFLCAQDALDFAVAASCLAHSISGDFNFATRSSVEQLVSGDASGRVKR; encoded by the coding sequence ATGTCAGCAGGAATAAAAACAGGAAAAGTTGTTACTTTTGGCGAGGTGATGTGTCGTTTTTGTCCGCCGGATCATCTTTGTTTTGAGCAGGTTGCACCCGGTCCGTGGGAAATGACGTTTGGTGGAGCGGAAAGCAGCGTGGCGGCATCCATCGCCCGCTTCGGCGGCAGTTCGGAGTTCGTTACGGCGCTGCCGGAACATGCCGTTGCCACGTCATGTATTCGTCAGTTGAAATCGTTCGGCGTTGCTACGGATCACATTCACCGGAGCAGCTCTTCCCGGATGGGAACCTATTTTGTAGAGCGGGGTGCCAACCAGCGCGCCAGCCAGGTGATTTATGATCGGATTCCCAGTGCGTTCTCTGAAATTGGCCCGGAGCAGTTTGACTGGACGGAAATTTTTGACGGCGCCTCCTGGTTCCATACCACCGGGATCACGCTTGCTCTTTCGGAAGGAGCGGCCCGGGCGGCCATCTGCGCGGCCCGGGCGGCGAAAGAGGCGGGGGCAACTGTTTCTGTGGATTTGAATTTCCGGGGAAAACTATGGAACTGGAAGCCCGGGTTTTCCGCGGAGGAGCTGGCCCAGGAAGTGATGCCGCAAATCATGGAGTATACGGATGTGGTGATCGGCAATGAGGAAGATGCCCATAAAACCCTCGGGATCCAGGCGGCGGGTACCGATGTGAACTCCGGAACGCTCAACCTCGATGGGTTTGTTTCGGTATCGGAGACGATTATGCAGCGTTTTCCAAACATTGGAAAAGTGGCGACCACTCTGCGCGAAAGTATTTCTGCGTCGCACAATAACTGGGGGGCTGTTCTGCTGGAACGTGATGCGGACCCGGTCCTTTCGCCTCTCCGGGACGGAACCTATACGCCTTATGAAATCCGGGATATTGTTGACCGGGTCGGCGGTGGAGATGCGTTCGCCGGAGCGCTTATTTATGCCCTGAACTCCGGTGAGTTCCTGTGCGCGCAGGATGCTCTCGACTTTGCGGTTGCGGCCTCCTGTCTTGCGCATTCAATCAGTGGCGATTTTAATTTTGCGACCCGTTCGAGCGTGGAGCAGCTGGTGAGCGGGGATGCCTCCGGCCGGGTGAAGCGGTGA
- a CDS encoding IclR family transcriptional regulator, which produces MKKARILPSFLKGIRILQDIASHPEGMKLAEIARELGLPASNVTLYLNTLLSAGVVLRDPLNRRFFISPMTMELFHGSGEGLIHQLIPCADESMKKLHDQFNENVLLGFQKENTVIFIKHISSNHIMSIQIEPEPDFALHTTAAGRAILAFLPEKTIETYIKNATYEKYTSRTIEDETTLRRIISETRANGYAFNPGEFEETVMAIAAPIMIGNRPVASLVIQFPTLRHSPEDAQAAGKDLIEQARIIEKKLQPK; this is translated from the coding sequence TTGAAAAAAGCACGAATTCTGCCATCATTCCTAAAGGGAATCCGTATCCTGCAAGACATTGCCAGCCATCCGGAAGGCATGAAACTGGCTGAGATCGCACGGGAACTCGGTCTGCCGGCCTCCAATGTTACGCTCTATCTCAATACATTGCTCAGCGCCGGCGTGGTGCTGCGCGACCCGCTGAACCGGCGTTTCTTCATTTCTCCTATGACCATGGAGCTGTTTCACGGCAGCGGGGAAGGCCTGATCCACCAGCTGATCCCCTGCGCCGATGAATCGATGAAAAAACTGCATGATCAGTTCAATGAAAATGTTCTGCTGGGATTCCAGAAGGAAAACACGGTCATTTTCATCAAACACATCAGCTCAAACCACATCATGAGCATACAGATCGAACCGGAACCGGATTTCGCCCTCCACACCACGGCGGCCGGCCGCGCCATTCTGGCGTTCCTGCCGGAAAAAACCATTGAGACCTACATTAAAAACGCCACCTACGAAAAGTACACCTCCAGGACCATTGAGGACGAAACAACCCTCCGTAGAATCATCAGCGAAACACGCGCGAACGGCTATGCCTTCAACCCGGGGGAATTCGAAGAAACTGTCATGGCCATTGCCGCACCCATCATGATTGGAAACCGACCGGTCGCTTCGCTGGTCATTCAATTCCCCACCCTGCGGCACAGTCCGGAAGACGCACAAGCCGCCGGAAAGGATCTGATTGAACAAGCTCGTATCATCGAGAAGAAACTTCAACCCAAATAA
- the eda gene encoding bifunctional 4-hydroxy-2-oxoglutarate aldolase/2-dehydro-3-deoxy-phosphogluconate aldolase, producing MTLQEKIADAKIIAVLTIDSAENAVPLAQTLLDNGICAMELTLRTPQAMESLARIVSEVPEMLAGVGTVIRPDQVREAKNNGAAFAVSPGTNRAVLQAAQDEGLFFAPGIVTPSDIETALEYDCRLMKFFPAETSGGLPHLRSMAAPYSYLGLKFIPLGGINENNLVHYLSDPLITAIGGSWIASPAEIRNADWNAIATKAKAASQLAG from the coding sequence ATGACCCTCCAGGAAAAGATCGCCGACGCTAAAATTATCGCGGTTCTCACCATCGACTCGGCCGAAAATGCCGTACCGCTCGCCCAAACCCTCTTAGATAACGGCATCTGCGCCATGGAGCTCACCCTGCGCACACCGCAGGCCATGGAAAGCCTGGCTCGAATCGTCAGCGAAGTCCCCGAAATGCTCGCCGGCGTCGGCACCGTCATCCGTCCCGACCAGGTTCGTGAAGCAAAAAACAACGGAGCCGCCTTCGCCGTCTCGCCGGGCACAAACCGCGCAGTACTGCAGGCGGCTCAGGATGAAGGCCTTTTCTTCGCCCCGGGCATTGTCACTCCCAGCGACATCGAAACCGCACTCGAATACGACTGCCGACTGATGAAGTTTTTCCCCGCAGAAACCTCCGGAGGACTTCCTCATCTCCGCAGCATGGCTGCCCCTTACAGCTATCTGGGTTTAAAATTCATCCCGCTGGGAGGAATCAATGAAAACAACCTGGTTCACTATCTGTCGGACCCGCTGATCACCGCCATCGGCGGCTCATGGATTGCTTCTCCCGCAGAAATCCGTAACGCGGACTGGAACGCAATCGCAACCAAAGCGAAGGCTGCGTCACAGCTGGCGGGCTGA
- a CDS encoding lipoate--protein ligase family protein → MLIVQSRSTDVYRNLAMEEWLLDHAPELPLLYLYVNDPCVVIGKNQNPWRECRLSLMEKEGVLLARRISGGGAVYHDSGNLNVSVMVDRTEYVERKQYDLIFQTLETMAALHNLSILGKNSLGIDGLKFSGQAFCHRRGRSLHHGTILVNADLKRLGRYLGPEVEGIETRAVASVPAKVANLSEYAPELTVKKLSDALIEKFQEMYGSCGVPECWSDVEIEKNCAATQLLPIIGKISSNDWKLGHTPRFFFHPPSPDGFRETGGVEVQKGRVVGLDGAPLFAEWLSARQL, encoded by the coding sequence ATGCTGATTGTTCAATCCCGGAGCACGGATGTGTATCGCAATCTGGCCATGGAAGAGTGGCTGCTCGACCATGCTCCGGAACTGCCGCTCCTGTATCTGTATGTCAATGACCCGTGTGTGGTAATCGGCAAGAATCAGAATCCGTGGCGCGAGTGCCGTCTGTCTTTAATGGAGAAAGAGGGCGTATTGCTGGCGCGTCGGATTTCCGGCGGCGGCGCGGTGTATCACGATTCCGGCAACCTGAATGTGAGTGTGATGGTGGACCGCACGGAATACGTGGAGCGGAAGCAGTACGACCTGATTTTCCAAACATTGGAAACAATGGCGGCGCTGCACAATTTGTCCATTCTCGGAAAGAATTCGCTCGGCATTGATGGCCTGAAATTTTCCGGGCAGGCGTTTTGTCACCGGCGCGGGCGGAGTCTGCACCACGGGACAATTCTGGTGAATGCGGACCTGAAACGGCTGGGCCGCTATCTCGGGCCGGAGGTTGAAGGGATTGAAACCAGGGCGGTTGCATCGGTTCCGGCGAAGGTGGCGAATCTTTCAGAATACGCTCCGGAGTTGACGGTGAAAAAGCTTTCTGATGCGTTGATTGAAAAATTTCAGGAAATGTATGGGAGTTGTGGGGTGCCGGAGTGTTGGAGTGATGTCGAAATTGAAAAAAACTGTGCCGCAACGCAGTTGCTTCCAATCATTGGAAAAATATCTTCCAATGATTGGAAACTGGGGCACACGCCGCGGTTTTTTTTCCATCCGCCTTCGCCGGACGGCTTCCGCGAGACAGGGGGGGTGGAAGTGCAAAAAGGCCGGGTGGTCGGACTGGACGGAGCGCCCTTGTTTGCCGAGTGGTTGTCAGCCCGCCAGCTGTGA
- a CDS encoding integron integrase → MNKHGLSGYAAEWTVHRAQQFVYGLEGRKLRNVDATYLDQYLNVLGRNDSLQDWQMIQAINALKILLVDVVSLDWAVTYDWDERLSACRDLEPTHPTLAREAPLMRDVHRQEACALTPAAEAQLERIKEVVRTRAMSIRTEQTYVEWARRFVDYCGGTFPEGPAKVRDFLEYLALVRKVAPSTQSQALNALVFLYGQVLKVELGDLGEYRRPARKRRLPVVLSPGEVQLLLAAMSGRNKLMASLLYGAGMRLMECIRLRVQNIDFDNGYILVVDGKGGKDRRVPLPVKLVPELKAHLTAMKAQHDADLTAGFGEVFLPESLARKYPNASKEWIWQYVFPAARLSTDPRSGRRRRHHVSEKNLQKVVKSSAVKAGIPKRVTCHTLRHSFATHLLARGSDIRTVQELLGHADVSTTMIYTHVLNRSGVSGQSPLDTL, encoded by the coding sequence GTGAATAAACACGGCCTTTCGGGATATGCGGCGGAATGGACGGTGCATCGTGCTCAGCAGTTTGTATATGGTCTTGAAGGGCGCAAATTGCGTAACGTAGATGCGACCTATCTCGATCAGTACCTGAATGTGTTAGGTCGCAATGACTCTCTGCAGGACTGGCAGATGATTCAGGCGATCAACGCATTAAAAATTCTACTGGTTGATGTAGTTAGTCTGGATTGGGCGGTGACGTACGACTGGGATGAGAGGCTGAGCGCCTGCCGCGATCTGGAGCCGACACATCCGACTCTGGCCAGAGAAGCACCACTGATGCGTGATGTTCATAGGCAGGAAGCGTGTGCATTGACTCCGGCGGCCGAGGCGCAGCTCGAACGAATCAAAGAGGTGGTTCGGACGCGTGCGATGTCGATTCGCACAGAGCAGACGTATGTGGAATGGGCGCGACGTTTTGTGGACTATTGCGGAGGGACTTTTCCTGAGGGACCGGCGAAAGTGCGGGATTTTCTGGAGTATCTGGCTCTTGTGCGCAAGGTCGCTCCGTCAACACAGTCCCAGGCGCTGAATGCACTGGTTTTCCTTTACGGTCAAGTGCTGAAGGTGGAGCTGGGTGATTTGGGGGAATATCGGCGTCCGGCCCGGAAACGGCGGCTGCCGGTGGTATTGTCGCCGGGTGAGGTGCAGTTGTTGCTGGCGGCTATGAGTGGGCGCAATAAATTAATGGCGTCTCTCCTTTACGGAGCCGGAATGCGTCTGATGGAATGTATTCGGTTGCGGGTACAGAATATTGATTTCGACAACGGATATATTCTTGTGGTTGACGGGAAGGGAGGAAAAGACCGGCGGGTTCCGTTGCCGGTAAAGCTGGTTCCTGAGTTGAAGGCGCATTTGACCGCGATGAAAGCGCAGCATGACGCGGACTTGACGGCAGGATTTGGAGAGGTCTTTCTTCCGGAAAGTTTGGCGCGGAAGTATCCAAATGCTTCAAAAGAGTGGATTTGGCAGTATGTTTTCCCGGCAGCCCGGCTCAGTACGGATCCGCGGAGCGGTCGGCGCAGGCGGCATCATGTCAGTGAGAAGAATTTACAGAAAGTGGTTAAGTCCAGTGCGGTTAAGGCGGGGATTCCCAAGCGGGTGACCTGTCACACGCTGCGTCACAGTTTTGCGACCCATTTGCTGGCTCGCGGCTCTGATATCCGTACGGTTCAGGAACTCCTGGGTCATGCGGATGTGTCGACTACAATGATTTACACCCATGTGCTGAATCGGTCCGGAGTTTCCGGGCAAAGCCCGCTCGATACGCTGTAG
- a CDS encoding tetratricopeptide repeat protein → MKTLKTIVTLSFIAIISSSCGKEDPLGSEDMKQHSPTAVELGWQYFNQGDYETALRRFQMAVRHDKENAQAYYGIAYVYSVQGKLDDAVKYYRMTLKYDQSYEYTYANLGYALLQKGEEKEALQMLNQALKINPECGEAYLSFANYYASKEEWKNAWENLNKAVDLGQKIHPEFMTLMNRNKP, encoded by the coding sequence ATGAAAACACTCAAAACCATCGTAACATTATCCTTTATCGCGATAATTTCATCTTCCTGCGGCAAAGAAGACCCATTGGGCTCTGAAGACATGAAACAGCATTCCCCTACTGCCGTTGAGTTGGGTTGGCAGTATTTTAATCAAGGGGACTACGAAACTGCTTTACGACGGTTCCAGATGGCTGTTCGTCATGACAAAGAAAATGCCCAAGCCTATTATGGCATCGCATACGTCTATAGCGTCCAAGGAAAACTCGACGATGCCGTCAAATACTATCGGATGACTCTAAAATACGATCAAAGTTACGAGTATACCTATGCGAATCTGGGATACGCCTTACTCCAAAAGGGAGAGGAAAAAGAGGCACTTCAGATGTTAAATCAAGCGTTAAAGATTAACCCTGAGTGCGGAGAAGCATATTTGAGCTTTGCCAACTACTACGCATCTAAAGAGGAATGGAAAAATGCGTGGGAAAATTTGAACAAAGCCGTTGATTTAGGACAAAAGATTCATCCTGAATTTATGACGCTAATGAACAGAAACAAACCCTAA
- a CDS encoding YceK/YidQ family lipoprotein — protein sequence MKKILTTNIWRTCVCCIAMTLSGCAMEMIGERFYDPKPVGVYPSTRLDASLIHDSCSGGTFLFPEPNYWATPIIFCDLPFSVIADTLFLPADVIKKSRYEKNENKSNQSSEPTRTTPADEGNN from the coding sequence ATGAAAAAAATATTAACAACCAATATCTGGCGAACATGCGTATGCTGTATCGCTATGACCTTATCTGGTTGTGCAATGGAAATGATCGGTGAACGCTTTTATGACCCTAAGCCTGTTGGGGTTTATCCATCAACGCGACTAGATGCATCCTTAATTCATGACTCATGCTCTGGAGGAACATTTTTATTTCCAGAGCCAAACTACTGGGCGACACCTATAATATTTTGCGACTTACCTTTTTCGGTTATAGCCGACACATTGTTTTTACCTGCGGATGTGATCAAAAAAAGTAGGTATGAAAAAAATGAAAACAAATCGAACCAGTCAAGTGAGCCGACTCGGACAACGCCCGCCGATGAGGGCAACAATTAA
- a CDS encoding transposase has translation MVQSTGAGHYHGELSLQTVQFYGLRSITIYALGAIIGDISRFRNPKKLVAYIGLQPGVNRSGVTDHSGGIKHTGRKDLRALLVQAAHAILRMAPDSNALARWGRAMIYRKNRNVAAIAVARKLTVYIWYLLRGFFTPLDNLTTSFRTKLQKLAIEIGTATRREMGYTSIKDFILKKEEILLTGS, from the coding sequence GTGGTCCAATCGACGGGGGCAGGTCATTATCACGGAGAACTCTCACTACAAACCGTCCAGTTTTATGGGCTCAGGTCAATTACAATTTACGCATTGGGTGCGATCATTGGAGATATAAGCAGGTTCAGAAATCCCAAAAAGCTTGTTGCTTATATCGGACTTCAGCCGGGAGTCAACCGCAGCGGCGTAACTGATCATAGCGGAGGGATCAAGCATACTGGCCGCAAAGACCTGCGAGCCTTGCTTGTCCAAGCCGCCCACGCCATTCTGCGGATGGCCCCGGACTCAAACGCCCTTGCCCGCTGGGGACGCGCCATGATCTACCGCAAAAACCGGAATGTCGCAGCGATTGCCGTCGCCCGAAAATTGACGGTCTATATCTGGTATCTACTCAGGGGCTTCTTTACTCCGCTAGATAACCTGACGACCTCTTTCCGAACCAAACTGCAAAAGCTAGCCATCGAAATCGGCACGGCCACGCGACGGGAAATGGGCTACACCTCCATCAAGGATTTTATACTGAAAAAGGAAGAGATATTACTGACAGGTAGTTGA
- a CDS encoding IS3 family transposase (programmed frameshift): MKRKRYTEEQIVYALKQAENGEKIAELCRSMGVSEATFYNWRKKYKGLGVSEVRELRMLRDENRKLKQLVADLSLDKHILQEVIAKKALKPARKRELAEGACDAYGLSGRRACGLFELSRTTFFYKAKPRDDEALRLRIKELAAKRVRFGYRRIHVLLRREGWEINHKRVYRVYMEENLAVRTKPRKKLANRPRVPLEQAAGPNEQWSMDFVMDRTEDGRHFRILTVVDNFSRECLALYADRSITGEKVASCLNGVANQRGYPKSIRVDNGSEFYSRSMDAWTYHHEVAMEFIRPGKPTENGYIESFNGKLRDECLNVELFFGVDDARDKLAAWKKDYNEQRPHKSLDNKTPTEYIGAWMEASALPSLLRRREGTQRTQQLLEAVF, encoded by the exons ATGAAGCGGAAGAGATACACAGAGGAACAGATCGTATATGCCCTGAAGCAGGCGGAGAACGGCGAGAAGATAGCCGAACTATGCCGGTCGATGGGAGTCAGTGAGGCCACGTTTTACAACTGGCGCAAGAAGTACAAGGGGCTTGGAGTAAGCGAGGTGCGGGAGTTACGCATGTTACGTGATGAAAACCGCAAGTTGAAGCAGCTCGTAGCCGACCTGAGTCTGGACAAGCACATCTTGCAGGAGGTCATTGCAA AAAAAGCTCTGAAGCCTGCACGGAAGCGCGAACTGGCCGAGGGGGCATGTGATGCATACGGACTCTCGGGCCGCCGGGCGTGCGGGCTTTTTGAGTTAAGCCGGACCACCTTTTTCTACAAAGCGAAGCCTCGGGACGATGAGGCGCTTCGTCTGCGGATTAAGGAACTGGCCGCTAAACGTGTCCGGTTCGGTTACCGGCGCATTCATGTTCTGTTGCGCCGGGAAGGATGGGAGATTAATCACAAAAGAGTCTATCGGGTCTACATGGAGGAAAACCTTGCCGTTCGCACGAAACCCCGTAAAAAGTTGGCGAACCGGCCTCGTGTTCCTCTTGAGCAGGCTGCCGGGCCCAACGAGCAATGGAGTATGGACTTTGTGATGGATCGCACCGAGGACGGGCGTCACTTCAGGATACTGACGGTAGTCGATAACTTTAGTCGGGAATGCCTGGCGCTATATGCTGACCGATCCATCACCGGTGAAAAGGTCGCGTCTTGTCTGAACGGAGTGGCTAATCAACGCGGTTATCCCAAAAGCATTCGTGTGGACAACGGAAGCGAGTTTTACTCCAGGTCGATGGATGCCTGGACATATCATCATGAGGTCGCCATGGAGTTTATCCGACCGGGTAAGCCGACCGAAAATGGATACATCGAAAGCTTCAACGGAAAGTTGAGGGATGAATGTTTGAATGTGGAGCTTTTCTTCGGAGTGGACGATGCCCGTGATAAACTCGCAGCATGGAAAAAAGATTACAATGAGCAGCGACCGCATAAGTCGCTTGATAACAAGACTCCGACGGAATATATAGGTGCGTGGATGGAGGCGTCCGCGCTTCCCTCCCTCCTCCGGAGGAGGGAGGGAACCCAAAGAACACAGCAACTATTAGAAGCCGTATTTTAG
- the ilvC gene encoding ketol-acid reductoisomerase — translation MAVIDFGGTKETVVMRKEFTLAKARKTLKKETIAIIGYGVQGPAQALNLRDNGFNVIVGQSKKFMTDWNRAKRDGFKPGETLFEIEEAVQKGTIIQYLLSDAAQKACWPMIKKNLSAGDALYFSHGFSIVYNDLTKVVPPEDVDVIMVAPKGSGLNVRRNFLSGAGINSSFAVYQDATGRAEERCMAIGIGIGSGYLFPTTFEKEVTSDLVGERGILMGALAGVMEAQYDVLRKNGHSPSEAFNETVEELTQSLIRLVDEKGMDWMFSNCSATAQRGALDWAPKFKKATMPVFRDLYKAVKTKDEAKRVLRICGAKNYKERLDKELKAIHDSEMWQAGAASRALRPKGKKKEIAKGTKGVGGRAGN, via the coding sequence ATGGCAGTCATTGACTTCGGCGGCACCAAAGAAACCGTCGTAATGCGCAAAGAGTTCACTCTGGCGAAAGCCCGCAAAACCCTTAAAAAGGAAACCATCGCCATCATCGGTTACGGCGTGCAGGGGCCTGCCCAGGCACTCAACCTGCGCGATAACGGCTTCAATGTGATTGTCGGCCAGTCCAAAAAATTCATGACGGACTGGAACCGCGCGAAAAGAGACGGCTTCAAGCCCGGCGAGACCCTGTTTGAAATTGAAGAGGCCGTTCAGAAGGGAACCATTATTCAGTATCTGTTGTCCGACGCCGCGCAGAAAGCCTGCTGGCCGATGATCAAAAAGAATCTCAGCGCTGGAGATGCGCTGTATTTCAGTCATGGATTTTCGATTGTGTACAACGACCTGACCAAAGTGGTTCCGCCGGAAGATGTCGACGTGATTATGGTTGCGCCGAAAGGCTCCGGACTCAACGTACGTCGCAACTTCCTGAGCGGCGCGGGGATCAACTCCAGCTTTGCCGTGTATCAGGATGCCACCGGCCGGGCCGAAGAGCGCTGTATGGCGATCGGAATCGGAATCGGTTCCGGCTACCTGTTTCCGACCACCTTTGAAAAAGAGGTGACATCCGACCTCGTCGGGGAGCGCGGAATCCTGATGGGCGCACTGGCCGGCGTGATGGAAGCGCAGTACGACGTGCTCCGCAAAAACGGTCACAGCCCGTCTGAAGCCTTCAACGAAACCGTTGAAGAACTGACCCAGAGCCTGATTCGTCTCGTCGATGAAAAGGGCATGGACTGGATGTTCTCCAACTGTTCCGCCACCGCCCAGCGCGGCGCACTCGATTGGGCTCCGAAGTTTAAGAAAGCCACGATGCCGGTTTTCAGGGACCTTTACAAAGCAGTCAAAACCAAGGACGAGGCAAAACGTGTTCTGCGCATCTGCGGCGCCAAAAACTACAAGGAGCGTCTGGATAAAGAGCTTAAAGCGATCCACGACTCCGAGATGTGGCAGGCCGGAGCCGCTTCGCGCGCTCTGCGCCCAAAAGGTAAAAAGAAAGAAATCGCCAAAGGCACCAAGGGGGTCGGCGGGCGCGCCGGCAATTAA